GGTTTCGAGCTTTCCCAGCTGGACCTGGAAATCCGGCGCGAGGGCGACATCCTCGGCTCGGCGCAGTCCGGCAAGCGGTCCGGGCTGAAGCTGCTGTCCCTGCTGCGCGACGAGGAGATCATCGCCGAGGCGCGGGTGCGCGCGCAGCAGATCGTCGCCGAGGACCCGGCGCTGGAACGCCACCCCGGCCTGGCCGGAATGGTCGCCTCGGTGGTCGACGCCGACCGTGCCGAATACCTGGAGAAGTCCTGATACCCGGAAAGTCTCAGCCCTTGGGGAACGCTCCGGCCCGCGCGGCCAGCACGGCGGCGCGGGCGGCCCGGTCGGCGACGGCGAAGTCGACCGGTTCCCGGCTGACGAACAGCCGGTAGAACACCGGCGCGGCGGCCTGCCGCATGACCTCGACCGGATCGGTGTCCGCCGGGATCTCGCCGCGGGCGATGGCGCGTTCGGCCATCGCCGCGCCGTTGCGGTGGCGGTCGGCGTAGTACTCGCGCAGCGCGTCGGCGGCCTTGGCGGACTGGAAGGCCGACGCCACCGAGGCCATCGGCAGCGCCGACAGTGCCGGGTCGGTGAAGTAGGTGGTCAGCTCGCGGTTCATCGCGCTGAGGTCGCCTTCGAGCGAGCCGGTGTCCGGCACCACCCACGCGTGCTCGATGCCGAACAGCAGCGCCGCGGCGACCAGTCCTTCGGCTGAGCCCCAGCGCCGGTACAGCGTGGTCTTGTGCACGCCGGAGCGCTCGGCGACGGCGTCCACGGTGAGCCCGGGATAGCCCGTCTCGGCGAGTACGTCCAGGGTCGCTCGCAGCACCGCGACGCGGTTGCGTTCGGTGCGCCCACCGGGCCGGGTGCCGGGCAATTCCGTCGACAAGTGCCACTCCTGTTGCGTTAGTGTGCCCAGTGTGCCACGACTGAGCTCTCTCGACCGACTGTCCGACCTCGCCGAACTGATCGGTGACGCGACCATCGTCGCGATCGGCGAGAACAACCACCACATCCGTGAGTTCGGCGCTTATCGCGACCAGGTGCTGCGCCTGCTCGTCACCGAACTCGGCTTCCGCGCGCTCGCCTTCGAATCGGGATTCGCCGAGGGCAGGCTGGTCGACGCGTGGATTCACGGGGCGCCGGGCGAAGTCGCCGAAATCGCGCGTGATGGATTCACCTTCTCGCTCGGGGATTCGGCGGAAATGCACACGATGCTCACCTGGATGCGCGAGCACAACGCCGCCGGGGGAGACCTGCGCTACGCCGGGCTCGACGTGCCGAGCAGCGCCGGATCCCCGATGCCCGCGCTGCGGGCGGTGCGCCAGTACCTGCTCGACGCCGACCCCGGTGCACTGTCCCTTGTGGACACAGCGATCACCGCGACGGAGCCGTACGCGGCGGTCAGCAGCGCGCTGGCCCCGGCGCTCTACCAGCGGTACGAGCAGCGTGACCGGGCGACCGCCGCGCTGGCGGTGCTGGTCGCGCACCTGGAATCCACCGGTCCGGTGGTGCGCCGCGGCGGGGACAGCCGGGCGCACGCGGTGGCGCTGCACCACGCCCGCGGCGCGTTGCGACTGGACACCTACCTGCGCGAGGTCCTCGACGCGATGAACGGGGTGGCGACCCCGGTGCAGGGCGCGTCGCGGGACGCCTACATGGCGCAATCCGTGCGCCTGGCGCGCGAAGTGTGGCCGGACCGCAAAATCGTGCTGATGCTGCACAACGGTCACCTGCAGCGCACGCCGAGCAGCCTGATTCCCGGCGTGACCAGCGCGCCGGCCGGTGCGCACCTGGCCGCCGAGTTCGGCGACGAGTACTTCGCGCTCGCGCTGACCGGCGGCACCGGGCACACCACCGGACTGCGGCCCGAATCGGGGGCACGGCTGGGTTTCGAGCTGTACGAGCAGGAACTCGGCGAGCCGGAGCCGGGCAGTATCGAGGAAATGCTCGCCGGGCGCGAGCCGGGACTGCTCGACCTCAAACCGCTGCGGACCGATCCTGAGCGGCCGCACGGTATTCGGCACGCGCACCTGACCGTGCAGGCCGACATCGCCTCCGCGTTCGACGCGCTGGCCTATTTTCCGCGTCAGAGCGTCTGCCGGTTCTGAATTTCCCCAGTTCACCCCAGTCGGCTGAAAATTGCTGCCACCGGGCGGTTACCGTGCGCGACGGCACGCTATAACGTTGGGTAGATAAATATTCGGCCACTGTCCGGTGTTCGGCCTGGGTTGTGCAACGTTCAATCGGAGTAACCCGACTGAGTGATCGGAGTGTATGAGAAGCGGGACTGGTGGAGGCGAAGCATGGATCGCTCGGCGGGGGGCGCCACCACAGTGGCGCAGGAGTTCCTGCACGACCTCGGGCACAGCCTGGCCACGTTGTCGTACCTGGTGGAGGCGGTCCGCGCGGACGGGTCCCTGCGCGAGGACACCCGGCGCCGGGTGGACGCGATAGAGCAGGAGACGCACCGGCTGCTCGGCGCGGTCCGCCACGCGATGAGCCCCGGTGATCGGCCGCGCACCGCGGTGGTGGACGTCCGCGAAGTGCTCGAACAGATCGTCTCGCTGGTTTCGCTGGCCGGGGAGACCACCGTGGTGTTGCTGCCGGGGAAGCCGGTTTCGCTGCTGGTGGACGAGTCCCTGCTGTGGCGGATGGTCACCAACCTGATCGACAACGCCGTGCGCGCGGCCGGGCCCGGCGGCCGGGTGGAGGTGTCCGCCGGCGAGGAGCGGGGCGTGATCACCGTCGAAGTCGCCGACGACGGCCCGGGCTTCGGGGCGGGGCCCGCCGGCTGGGCGTCGCTCGGACTGGGCATCGTCGAACGGCTCGCCGAGGCTTGTGGCTGCGGGTTCCAAGTGATGACCGCTGGTTCCGGGGGTACCCGGGTGCGGCTGGCGTTCGGCGTTCACGCGAAGGGCGGATCGGAATGAACATCAGCCTCGTGCTCTGCGACGACCACGTGCTTTTCTCCGACGCGCTGGCGAGCGTGCTCGGGAACGAGTTCGACGTGCTCGGCGTGATCGACAAGATGGCCGACATCCCGGCCGCGATCCGGAAGCACCGTCCGGACGTGTGCCTGCTGGACCGCCGGTTCGTCGACGGAGACGCGCTGGACCGGCTCACCGAGATCCGGGCGGCCAGGCCGGCGACCAAGGTGGTGGTGCTCACCGCCGACCAGGACGACGAC
The genomic region above belongs to Amycolatopsis sp. YIM 10 and contains:
- a CDS encoding TetR/AcrR family transcriptional regulator; protein product: MSTELPGTRPGGRTERNRVAVLRATLDVLAETGYPGLTVDAVAERSGVHKTTLYRRWGSAEGLVAAALLFGIEHAWVVPDTGSLEGDLSAMNRELTTYFTDPALSALPMASVASAFQSAKAADALREYYADRHRNGAAMAERAIARGEIPADTDPVEVMRQAAAPVFYRLFVSREPVDFAVADRAARAAVLAARAGAFPKG
- a CDS encoding erythromycin esterase family protein, with translation MSDLAELIGDATIVAIGENNHHIREFGAYRDQVLRLLVTELGFRALAFESGFAEGRLVDAWIHGAPGEVAEIARDGFTFSLGDSAEMHTMLTWMREHNAAGGDLRYAGLDVPSSAGSPMPALRAVRQYLLDADPGALSLVDTAITATEPYAAVSSALAPALYQRYEQRDRATAALAVLVAHLESTGPVVRRGGDSRAHAVALHHARGALRLDTYLREVLDAMNGVATPVQGASRDAYMAQSVRLAREVWPDRKIVLMLHNGHLQRTPSSLIPGVTSAPAGAHLAAEFGDEYFALALTGGTGHTTGLRPESGARLGFELYEQELGEPEPGSIEEMLAGREPGLLDLKPLRTDPERPHGIRHAHLTVQADIASAFDALAYFPRQSVCRF
- a CDS encoding sensor histidine kinase KdpD; protein product: MDRSAGGATTVAQEFLHDLGHSLATLSYLVEAVRADGSLREDTRRRVDAIEQETHRLLGAVRHAMSPGDRPRTAVVDVREVLEQIVSLVSLAGETTVVLLPGKPVSLLVDESLLWRMVTNLIDNAVRAAGPGGRVEVSAGEERGVITVEVADDGPGFGAGPAGWASLGLGIVERLAEACGCGFQVMTAGSGGTRVRLAFGVHAKGGSE